The genomic segment AATCAATAAGGCTCAAGCGCTTTGGACTCGTAGCAAATCAGAGATTGAAGATACAGAGTACCAAGAGTTTTACAAACATGTGTCGCATGATTTCGCAGACCCTCTAACGTGGAGTCACAATAAAGTAGAAGGTAAGAACGATTATACAAGCCTTCTATATATTCCTGCGAAAGCCCCATTTGATATGATGAATCGTGATCATAAAAGTGGTTTAAAACTGTATGTCCAACGTGTCTTTATTATGGATGATGCAGAACAGTTTATGCCTAGTTACTTACGTTTTGTTAAAGGTTTGATTGACTCAAATGATCTACCCCTAAACGTATCACGTGAAATTCTTCAAGATAATAAAGTGACTCAGTCATTGCGTGGTGCGTGTACTAAGCGTGTACTAGGTATGCTTGAGAAAACAGCGAAGAAAGACGATGAAAAATATCTAACTTTCTGGAAAGAGTTTGGTCAAGTTCTGAAAGAAGGCATGGCTGAAGATTTTGCAAATAAAGATAAAATTTCGAATTTACTGCGCTTTGCTTCAACAGACAAAGACAGTTCAGAGCAAGCAATGAGTTTAGCTGGTTATGTTGAGCGTATGAAAGAAGATCAAGATAAGATTTTCTACTTAACATCAGATAGTTACGCTGCTGCGAAAAATAGCCCACACTTAGAGCAATTTAAAGCAAAAGGCATTGAAGTTGTACTGATGTATGATCGCATCGATGAGTGGATGATGAGCTACTTAACAGAGTTTGATGGTAAGCAATTCCAATCAATTACAAAAGCGGGCTTAGATCTAAGTAAGTTTGAAGATGATGCTGAGAAAGAGAAACAAAAAGAAACAGCAGAAGAGTTTAAATCTGTTGTTGAACGTACCAAATCTTATTTAGGCGATCGAGTTAAAGAAGTTCGTACTACGTTTAAATTAGCAACAACACCTGCTGTTGTCGTTACTGATGACTTTGAAATGGGTACACAAATGGCGAAACTTTTAGAAGCTGCTGGTCAAGCTGCTCCTGAAGTTAAGTACATTTTTGAAATAAACCCAGAGCATGCTCTTATTAAGCAAATGGCGGATGAAGCGGATGAAGAAGCGTTCGGTCGTTGGGTTGAGATGTTACTTGGTCAAGCAATGTTAGCAGAACGTGGTTCTTTAGATGACCCATCACAATTCTTAAGTGCTATGAATCAATTATTATCAAAATAATTAAGTAATAGCTGTAAAAATAAAATGAATGAGATCTGAGTGACAATAGTGCACTAAGGTCTCATTGTTTTTTATTGGAATTCGTTACATTCTAGAGCCAATAGATTTCGCTATTTTCATCTCAAACTTGATAGCGTTCTCAGTTCCGTGTATCTTTCACGGCTTATTTTTAGAAATAAAACTTATACCTAAGTTTATAGATAGTGATTAATTCTATTTGTAAGGTTTGGTATAAATTCCAAGATTAAATTTTAAGGGGAAAACAATGCGTATCATCCTTTTAGGTGCACCTGGTGCGGGTAAAGGTACTCAAGCTCAGTTCATCATGGATAAATTTGGTATTCCACAAATATCTACAGGTGACATGTTACGTGCTGCGATTAAAGCGGGCACAGAAATGGGCAAACAAGCTAAGTCTGTAATTGATGCTGGTCAACTTGTATCTGATGAGATCATCCTTGGTCTTGTTAAAGAGCGTATTGCTCAAGAAGATTGCGCTAAAGGTTTCCTACTAGATGGTTTCCCTCGTACAATTCCTCAAGCTGATGGCTTAAAAGAGAATGGCGTATCAATTGATTACGTTCTTGAGTTTGACGTTGCTGACGAAGTGATCGTTGAGCGTATGTCTGGTCGTCGTGCACACCTTCCATCTGGTCGTACATACCACGTTACATTTAACCCTTCTAAAGTTGAAGGTCAAGATGACGTAACTGGTGAGCCTCTTGTTATTCGTGAAGATGATAAACCAGAAACAGTTCTTGCTCGTTTAGGTGTTTACCATGAGCAAACTGCACCGCTTATCGCTTACTACAATAAAGAAGCTGAAGCAGGTAATACTCAGTACCTTAAATTTGACGGCACTAAGTTAGTTGCAGAAGTTAGCGCAGAGATCGAAAAAGCACTTTCGTAATCTTACCTAACGAACAATTTATTGTTATATTGAAGGCGGCCTTATTGGTCGCCTTTTTTTATAAAAATAATGGATAATGATTGTGAATAATAAAAAAGCAGGGGTGCTATTAGTTAACCTTGGAACACCAACAGCGCCAACGGCATCGGCAGTAAAAACGTTCTTGTCAGAATTTTTGCATGATAAACGCGTTGTCGATATGACTCGTTTTATTTGGTGTCCCTTGCTTCATGGTGTGATCCTTCCTATTCGAGCGCCTAAAGTAGCAAAGTTATACCAAAGTGTTTGGATGGATGAGGGCTCGCCTTTAATGGTTTATTCACTGCGCCAAATGAGAGCGTTGCAAGAACATCTTTCCATTCCTGTGGCGTTAGGAATGACTTATGGCCAACCGACGATCAAATCAGGAATTGAACAATTAGAGGAACAAGGATGTGAAGAAATCGTAATTCTACCTTTGTATCCCCAGTATTCCCGAACAACAACAGCAGCAGTATTTGATCAAATTGCTAAGCAATATAAAACCACGCCGGTATTACCTGATTTCTCACTGGTTCATAATTATCATGACCACCCACTTTACATAAAAGCCCTTGCTGATTCGATTAAACGATCGTGGGAAGAAAATGGAAAAGGGGACTACGTTTTATGTTCATATCATGG from the Aliivibrio wodanis genome contains:
- the htpG gene encoding chaperone protein HtpG (heat shock protein HtpG) produces the protein MSEQTINNKETRGFQSEVKQLLHLMIHSLYSNKEIFLRELISNASDASDKLRFKALSNGDLYEGNADLGVKLSFNEEANTLTISDNGIGMNRDDVIEHLGTIAKSGTADFFSKLSDDQSKDSQLIGQFGVGFYSAFIVADAVTVRTREAGTAKDQAVQWHSEGEGDYTIEDITKETRGTDIILHMREEGKEFLSEWRLKEVIGKYSDHIGIPVSLWSIEKDEEGKDKEGKWEQINKAQALWTRSKSEIEDTEYQEFYKHVSHDFADPLTWSHNKVEGKNDYTSLLYIPAKAPFDMMNRDHKSGLKLYVQRVFIMDDAEQFMPSYLRFVKGLIDSNDLPLNVSREILQDNKVTQSLRGACTKRVLGMLEKTAKKDDEKYLTFWKEFGQVLKEGMAEDFANKDKISNLLRFASTDKDSSEQAMSLAGYVERMKEDQDKIFYLTSDSYAAAKNSPHLEQFKAKGIEVVLMYDRIDEWMMSYLTEFDGKQFQSITKAGLDLSKFEDDAEKEKQKETAEEFKSVVERTKSYLGDRVKEVRTTFKLATTPAVVVTDDFEMGTQMAKLLEAAGQAAPEVKYIFEINPEHALIKQMADEADEEAFGRWVEMLLGQAMLAERGSLDDPSQFLSAMNQLLSK
- the adk gene encoding adenylate kinase, yielding MRIILLGAPGAGKGTQAQFIMDKFGIPQISTGDMLRAAIKAGTEMGKQAKSVIDAGQLVSDEIILGLVKERIAQEDCAKGFLLDGFPRTIPQADGLKENGVSIDYVLEFDVADEVIVERMSGRRAHLPSGRTYHVTFNPSKVEGQDDVTGEPLVIREDDKPETVLARLGVYHEQTAPLIAYYNKEAEAGNTQYLKFDGTKLVAEVSAEIEKALS
- the hemH gene encoding ferrochelatase: MNNKKAGVLLVNLGTPTAPTASAVKTFLSEFLHDKRVVDMTRFIWCPLLHGVILPIRAPKVAKLYQSVWMDEGSPLMVYSLRQMRALQEHLSIPVALGMTYGQPTIKSGIEQLEEQGCEEIVILPLYPQYSRTTTAAVFDQIAKQYKTTPVLPDFSLVHNYHDHPLYIKALADSIKRSWEENGKGDYVLCSYHGIPQRFVDNGDIYAKHCERTTELLAKELNLTSEQIGMSYQSRFGREAWLQPYTSETLTELAPKGVASLDIISPAFSSDCLETLEELAEECKEIFMDAGGQKYTFIPCLNDDQLHIEMMADIVNKKFSQ